Proteins from one Streptomyces sp. NBC_00390 genomic window:
- a CDS encoding ABC transporter permease yields the protein MKKFDKERVLLGLAAPLLAIAAAFLVSALVLAATGKEPFSAFGIMFDYGVKSDSQVYILNKATTYYLAGLAVAIGFRMNLFNIGVDGQYRLAAFFAAAVGGALALPGVLQIPLIIITAMIVGAMWAGIAGVLKVTRGVSEVVSTIMLNMIATAIIGYLLQPGRLGHLDEAGTKVSTTPLPESSHFFDFPTTPEPIWGFVVIAIVAGVGYWFTLSRTRFGFDLRTVGQSGSAAEASGVNVKKMVVTSMLISGAMAGLIGMPTLLNESYEYSGDFPIGIGFTGIAIALLGRNHPIGIALGAILWGFLERGSQKLEFEGYDKEIVGVMQGVIVLCVVIAYEVVRRYGLKRQQRQVGEKLAAQARNSDNQEVSA from the coding sequence ATGAAGAAGTTCGACAAGGAGCGAGTGCTCCTCGGGCTGGCGGCTCCGCTGCTCGCGATCGCGGCCGCGTTCCTGGTCTCGGCTCTGGTGCTGGCGGCCACCGGCAAGGAGCCGTTCAGCGCCTTCGGCATCATGTTCGACTACGGCGTGAAGTCGGACAGCCAGGTCTACATCCTCAACAAGGCGACGACGTACTACCTGGCGGGTCTCGCGGTGGCCATCGGCTTCCGGATGAACCTGTTCAACATCGGCGTCGACGGCCAGTACCGGCTCGCCGCCTTCTTCGCCGCCGCCGTCGGTGGCGCACTGGCCCTGCCCGGTGTCCTGCAGATCCCGCTGATCATCATCACCGCGATGATCGTCGGCGCCATGTGGGCGGGCATCGCCGGTGTCCTCAAGGTCACCCGGGGTGTCAGTGAGGTCGTCTCGACGATCATGCTCAACATGATCGCGACCGCCATCATCGGTTACCTGCTTCAGCCCGGCCGCCTCGGTCACCTGGACGAGGCCGGTACGAAGGTCTCGACGACGCCGCTTCCCGAGTCCTCCCACTTCTTCGACTTCCCGACGACCCCGGAGCCGATCTGGGGCTTCGTCGTCATCGCGATCGTGGCGGGCGTGGGGTACTGGTTCACGCTCTCCCGCACCCGTTTCGGCTTCGACCTGCGCACCGTCGGCCAGTCCGGCTCCGCCGCCGAGGCGAGCGGTGTGAACGTCAAGAAGATGGTCGTCACGTCCATGCTGATCTCCGGCGCCATGGCCGGCCTGATCGGTATGCCGACGCTGCTGAACGAGTCGTACGAGTACAGCGGCGACTTCCCGATCGGTATCGGCTTCACCGGTATCGCCATCGCCCTGCTCGGCCGCAACCACCCGATCGGCATCGCCCTCGGCGCGATCCTCTGGGGCTTCCTGGAGCGCGGCTCCCAGAAGCTCGAGTTCGAGGGATACGACAAGGAGATCGTCGGCGTCATGCAGGGCGTCATCGTGCTCTGTGTCGTCATCGCATACGAAGTGGTGCGCCGCTACGGCCTCAAGCGCCAGCAGCGGCAGGTCGGCGAGAAGCTCGCCGCCCAGGCCCGTAACTCCGACAACCAGGAGGTGTCGGCGTGA